The Marinilongibacter aquaticus genome has a window encoding:
- a CDS encoding ArnT family glycosyltransferase produces MKRVISDKSFYVFLAVYLAASLLGMYFTPLFDEDEGFFAECARNMLETGNYIQTQVNGELRFDKPPLFAWLECLSILVFGLTEFAVRLPSFLFFLLFAAYVYYFVKSSYSKNQARWAVIVLLTLLQFQVLSKATVTDNLLNAFMAIALLAYLKFDEKFSQKHLYVFYLACGLGFLTKGPLAFALPAAVILLYQLSFGTPKKLWKLWNWKALLLCLLVPVPWFVLAYEKTGWYFIQDLFLKHNIGRFSSTMEGHGGHWWYYIPVLFLAFIPFTQNLKVLFKTSWQSREERFLFIWFTVTFVLFSISNTQLPHYISIAYAPVVILMVVKLKQSQFASAKWWVLALHTLFLLLPLLIIYGDLPIDDEYTYAMLSEAAGVFDAQYFALQCLLWGLLLFFVFSRKQHILLFAVFIASTSFFMYTYAGLQQGFVKTTGQELRNSNEEVWMRDHYNPSLSFYAQKTFLIDTDFVPGRTYFIRISRYDSKQMQILAARSGFVLVKVK; encoded by the coding sequence ATGAAGAGGGTGATTTCTGACAAATCGTTTTATGTTTTTCTTGCGGTGTATCTCGCGGCGTCTTTGCTGGGCATGTATTTTACTCCGCTTTTCGACGAGGATGAAGGCTTTTTTGCTGAATGTGCCCGAAATATGCTCGAAACAGGCAATTACATCCAAACGCAAGTGAATGGAGAATTGCGTTTCGATAAGCCGCCGCTTTTTGCTTGGCTCGAATGCCTTTCGATATTGGTCTTCGGCCTGACCGAATTCGCCGTGCGTTTGCCTTCTTTTCTTTTTTTCCTGCTGTTTGCGGCTTACGTATATTATTTTGTAAAAAGCTCATATTCTAAAAATCAAGCCCGATGGGCCGTGATAGTGTTGCTGACTTTGCTGCAATTTCAGGTTTTGAGTAAAGCCACTGTGACGGATAATTTGTTGAACGCCTTTATGGCCATTGCCCTTTTGGCTTATCTGAAATTCGACGAGAAATTTTCGCAAAAGCATCTTTATGTTTTCTATTTGGCTTGCGGATTGGGTTTCCTTACCAAAGGCCCTTTGGCTTTTGCCTTGCCGGCCGCGGTAATCTTGCTTTATCAACTCAGTTTCGGCACACCCAAGAAACTGTGGAAGCTTTGGAATTGGAAAGCCCTCTTGCTCTGTTTGCTTGTGCCGGTGCCCTGGTTTGTGTTGGCCTATGAAAAAACGGGATGGTATTTTATTCAGGATTTGTTTCTGAAACACAATATCGGGCGTTTTTCTTCCACGATGGAAGGGCACGGTGGGCATTGGTGGTACTATATCCCGGTTTTGTTTTTGGCATTTATTCCTTTCACACAAAACCTGAAAGTATTGTTTAAAACGAGTTGGCAGAGTAGAGAAGAGCGGTTTCTTTTCATTTGGTTTACGGTTACGTTTGTTTTATTCAGCATTTCGAATACCCAATTGCCGCATTACATTAGTATTGCCTATGCCCCGGTTGTGATTTTGATGGTCGTCAAACTGAAACAGAGCCAATTCGCTTCGGCCAAATGGTGGGTCTTGGCCTTGCACACATTGTTCTTGCTTTTGCCTTTGTTGATTATTTACGGCGATCTGCCGATCGATGATGAATATACGTATGCCATGTTGAGCGAAGCGGCGGGTGTGTTCGATGCCCAATATTTTGCACTCCAATGTCTTTTGTGGGGCTTGTTGTTGTTTTTTGTGTTTTCCCGAAAACAGCACATTTTGCTCTTCGCCGTCTTTATTGCATCCACTTCCTTTTTCATGTATACCTACGCAGGTTTGCAGCAAGGTTTTGTGAAAACAACGGGGCAGGAGTTGAGAAACTCGAACGAGGAGGTTTGGATGCGTGATCATTACAATCCAAGTTTATCTTTTTATGCCCAAAAAACCTTTTTGATCGATACTGATTTTGTACCCGGACGCACCTACTTTATCCGCATATCGCGGTACGATTCCAAGCAGATGCAGATTTTGGCGGCACGGAGCGGTTTTGTGCTCGTGAAAGTCAAATGA
- a CDS encoding SusC/RagA family TonB-linked outer membrane protein, with translation MKSLLKNGFAKFCGTLATVLAFASLSQAQMKISGQVKDNTGEALPGASILIKGTLDGTTTDVDGQYSISVPSKESVLIFTSIGFEPTEQVVGNRSQIDVQMQEAAQALDELVVTALGIKKDARRIGVAIQSVKGKDVVQAREPNAVNALAGKVAGLTVGAQPELLRRPNISLRGNSDVLFVVDGVPVNSDTWNVSPDDIETYSVLKGPSASALYGFRGKNGAILITTKRGSKDKRGFQLDVNSSTMFDKGFIAIPKVQDQYGPGDHGKYWFVDGKGGGLNDGDYDGGWGPKFEGQLISQYDSPIDPETGERIPTPYIARGADNLTRFLETGVLSTNNVSLSSSGEKYNLRLSASNTFQKGIVPNTKLDIFNFNMTSDYNFSKRLKFSSGLQYNRQMSPNFPDINYGPNSIIYNMILWGSADWDIDDMRDYWQPGKEGIQQIYAEYQRYNNPYFMSYEWLRSHNKTDIIGQASMTYEITDFLDVMVRSQVTTWNLLRTEKMPYSAGSYGREERKGDYREDRRNLFENNTDILVRFDKDIFSGMNAKIWAGGNIRTFNYNSSFGTTNYLNVPGLYNFSNSANPVMISNYAADMRVNSAYYSADFSYKDIFTISTTGRMDKLSTLPEGNNTFFYPSVSGATVLSDFMALPKFVTFLKLRASYANVKDGLTKSSIGATPGTSYPLGYGEEYYSSYDGPTYENSAVYGIAPAYNNLPAATFTNTLNNPNLQPSSSSQAEFGLDTRFVDNRLRFDATFYISNDGPRIFRNDKSIFSGYEAALVNGIKTQKKGLELTLSGTPIYNPSGLTWEVTANWSKYVERLKEIVPGVSELRNFRQSNDIYRIGDRMDKFYGRTFVHAPNGEIINDASGRPIYAPSNQFLGYTNPDFVFGINNKFDYKGISLSFQFDGRIGGVIVDYAQKQTFRGGRNIALVQGDMEEARYQDYLGNKSWVGPGVQVDGEGVINYDANGVATNLDQLSYKTNDTKQFLQDWVSRYYNSDEGNLISRSFGTLRQVIVGYSLPQKWFGENGIRNVNVSLVGRNLLYFAEKKDIDLNQYISGTSSSLQTPSTRRYGINVGFTF, from the coding sequence ATGAAATCTCTACTTAAAAATGGTTTTGCAAAGTTTTGCGGCACATTGGCAACAGTGTTGGCCTTTGCAAGCCTTTCACAGGCTCAGATGAAAATTTCGGGTCAAGTGAAAGACAACACAGGTGAAGCCCTTCCTGGGGCGAGTATCCTGATAAAAGGAACTTTGGATGGTACCACTACGGATGTCGACGGACAGTACAGCATCAGCGTACCTTCAAAAGAATCGGTGCTTATTTTCACTTCAATTGGCTTCGAACCTACCGAACAAGTGGTGGGCAACCGTAGCCAGATTGATGTACAGATGCAAGAAGCCGCACAGGCTTTGGACGAACTTGTGGTTACAGCCTTGGGAATCAAAAAAGATGCACGCCGAATCGGGGTGGCCATCCAGTCTGTAAAAGGGAAAGACGTGGTACAGGCCCGCGAGCCCAATGCCGTAAACGCTTTGGCGGGGAAAGTCGCTGGTTTGACAGTCGGTGCTCAACCCGAATTGCTGAGAAGACCGAACATTTCTTTGCGTGGAAACTCGGATGTACTTTTTGTAGTGGACGGTGTGCCCGTAAACTCGGACACATGGAATGTGAGCCCCGATGATATCGAAACATACTCGGTTTTGAAAGGGCCTTCTGCTTCTGCTCTTTACGGTTTTCGAGGGAAAAACGGAGCCATTTTGATTACCACCAAACGCGGCAGTAAAGACAAAAGAGGGTTTCAGTTGGATGTAAACTCTTCAACGATGTTCGATAAGGGCTTTATTGCCATTCCAAAAGTACAAGATCAATACGGCCCGGGCGACCACGGTAAATACTGGTTTGTCGATGGAAAAGGCGGTGGTTTGAACGACGGCGATTACGATGGCGGTTGGGGTCCAAAATTCGAAGGGCAGCTCATTTCGCAATACGATTCGCCGATCGATCCCGAAACGGGCGAGCGTATTCCTACACCCTATATCGCTCGTGGTGCGGATAACCTGACGCGTTTTCTGGAAACTGGAGTGCTTTCAACCAACAATGTATCTTTGTCTTCATCGGGCGAGAAATACAATTTGCGACTTTCCGCTTCGAATACTTTCCAGAAAGGCATTGTGCCCAATACCAAACTCGATATCTTCAATTTCAACATGACTTCGGATTACAATTTCTCGAAGCGTTTGAAATTCTCTTCGGGCTTGCAGTACAACCGTCAAATGAGCCCGAACTTCCCGGATATCAATTACGGCCCCAATTCAATTATTTACAATATGATTTTGTGGGGATCGGCCGACTGGGACATCGACGACATGCGTGATTACTGGCAACCGGGCAAAGAGGGTATTCAGCAGATTTATGCAGAATATCAACGCTACAACAACCCGTACTTCATGAGCTACGAGTGGTTGAGAAGCCACAACAAAACGGATATCATTGGACAAGCTTCGATGACTTACGAGATCACCGATTTCTTAGACGTGATGGTGCGTAGCCAAGTAACGACATGGAATTTGCTTCGTACAGAAAAAATGCCGTATTCGGCAGGATCTTACGGAAGAGAAGAAAGAAAAGGCGATTATAGAGAAGACAGAAGAAACCTTTTCGAGAACAATACCGATATCTTGGTTCGTTTCGACAAGGATATTTTCAGCGGAATGAACGCGAAAATCTGGGCGGGCGGTAATATCCGTACCTTCAACTACAATTCGAGCTTTGGCACGACCAACTATTTGAATGTACCCGGGCTTTACAATTTCAGCAACTCGGCCAATCCGGTGATGATCTCGAATTATGCAGCAGATATGCGAGTGAATTCGGCTTATTATTCTGCCGACTTCAGTTACAAAGATATCTTCACCATTTCGACCACGGGTCGTATGGATAAATTGTCGACTTTACCCGAAGGCAACAACACCTTCTTTTACCCCTCGGTTTCGGGAGCTACCGTGTTGAGCGATTTCATGGCTTTGCCTAAATTCGTCACTTTCTTGAAACTTCGGGCTTCTTATGCCAACGTGAAAGACGGTTTGACCAAATCGAGCATTGGAGCCACGCCGGGCACAAGTTACCCCTTGGGTTACGGTGAAGAGTATTATTCTTCTTACGATGGCCCTACTTACGAAAACTCGGCTGTATACGGCATTGCTCCGGCTTACAACAACCTACCAGCAGCCACGTTCACCAATACTTTGAATAACCCGAATTTGCAGCCGAGCTCCTCTTCTCAGGCCGAGTTTGGGCTTGATACGCGTTTTGTAGACAACCGCCTTCGTTTTGATGCGACTTTCTACATCTCGAATGACGGACCGCGTATTTTTAGAAACGACAAGTCCATTTTCTCGGGATACGAAGCGGCTTTGGTCAACGGAATCAAGACGCAGAAGAAAGGTTTGGAATTGACTCTGTCGGGAACCCCGATTTACAATCCCTCAGGTTTGACATGGGAAGTGACGGCCAACTGGTCTAAATATGTAGAACGTTTGAAAGAAATCGTTCCGGGTGTAAGTGAGTTGAGAAACTTCCGTCAGAGCAACGATATCTACCGCATTGGCGATCGCATGGATAAATTCTACGGACGCACATTCGTGCATGCTCCAAACGGTGAGATCATCAACGATGCTTCGGGTAGACCAATTTACGCTCCGTCCAACCAATTCTTGGGTTACACCAATCCGGATTTTGTGTTCGGGATCAACAACAAATTCGATTACAAAGGAATCAGCTTGAGTTTCCAGTTTGACGGTCGAATCGGTGGCGTGATTGTGGATTATGCCCAGAAACAAACCTTCCGTGGCGGTCGAAATATTGCTTTGGTGCAAGGCGATATGGAAGAAGCCCGTTACCAAGATTACTTGGGTAACAAATCGTGGGTTGGCCCCGGTGTGCAAGTGGATGGCGAAGGCGTGATCAATTACGATGCCAATGGCGTGGCCACCAATTTGGATCAATTGAGCTACAAAACGAACGACACCAAACAATTTTTGCAAGACTGGGTGAGCCGCTATTACAACTCGGATGAAGGCAATTTGATCAGCCGCTCATTTGGCACATTGCGTCAGGTGATCGTGGGTTACAGCCTTCCGCAGAAATGGTTCGGCGAAAACGGTATTCGCAATGTGAATGTCTCATTGGTGGGTAGAAACCTACTCTACTTTGCAGAGAAGAAAGACATTGACCTGAACCAATACATTTCGGGTACAAGCTCGAGCCTGCAAACGCCCTCGACCAGAAGATACGGTATCAATGTTGGATTCACTTTTTAA
- a CDS encoding SusD/RagB family nutrient-binding outer membrane lipoprotein, which translates to MKFKSLLFLSIAGLLFSACQKPFSELEKDPNRPVNVPAALVLSQVEFDMYNNTGKPFSDAMRWNQFYCSNYNYYATNEYTWTEMPNHFFILKNVVKMEEEALRAGANEVNPYAALGKFFRAFFYDQMSKRAGDLPLTEALEGQDNFEPNYNSQKEIYVQILNWLDESNADLASLIAQGENSITGDFYFDGDLKQWQKVVNALQLRILTTLSSKENDSDLNIKGRFAKILQNANQYPLLNDMNDNLEFMSNIYNKYPSNPDNFGFDATRQNMAAAYVEPLKNLKDPRLFITCEPAGSEMKAGKLPSDFSAYHGASSGEDLADMTFKAGVSNGTAFAPGEYSFQNRFRYYTNYEGEAVFIVAYPEMCFNIAEGIHRGWFDGSAAEWYAKGIEASMSFYGLNSGANTFTYSQTGGKDASDFVTFNYDFDFQEYLNQSDVKYTADEKGLEKIITQKYLAFFMNSGMEAYFNWRRTGYPAFYTGVGTGNSGRIAIRWQYPYSERTTNTANYETAIDRQFNGDDNINDEIWLLK; encoded by the coding sequence ATGAAGTTTAAATCACTCCTATTTTTATCGATTGCAGGCTTGCTTTTTTCTGCCTGCCAGAAGCCTTTCTCCGAATTGGAGAAAGATCCAAACAGACCTGTGAATGTACCTGCTGCTCTGGTTCTGAGCCAAGTGGAATTTGATATGTACAACAACACAGGAAAACCTTTTAGCGACGCCATGCGTTGGAATCAGTTTTATTGTTCGAATTACAATTATTACGCAACCAACGAGTACACGTGGACCGAAATGCCCAACCACTTTTTCATCTTAAAAAACGTGGTGAAAATGGAAGAAGAGGCCTTGCGTGCTGGGGCCAACGAGGTGAATCCTTATGCGGCTTTGGGTAAGTTTTTTAGGGCTTTCTTTTACGATCAAATGTCGAAAAGAGCTGGAGACCTGCCTTTGACAGAAGCCTTGGAAGGTCAGGATAATTTCGAGCCGAACTACAATTCGCAAAAGGAGATTTATGTACAAATTTTGAATTGGCTCGACGAATCGAATGCCGACTTGGCCAGTTTGATTGCTCAGGGCGAGAACAGCATTACGGGCGATTTTTATTTCGACGGCGATTTGAAACAATGGCAAAAGGTAGTGAACGCTTTGCAATTGCGTATTCTTACGACCTTGAGCAGCAAAGAAAACGACAGCGATCTCAATATAAAAGGGCGTTTTGCCAAGATTTTGCAGAATGCCAATCAGTATCCTTTGCTGAACGATATGAACGACAATTTGGAGTTCATGAGCAACATTTACAACAAGTATCCTTCAAACCCCGATAACTTTGGTTTTGATGCCACAAGACAAAATATGGCGGCGGCTTATGTGGAGCCTTTGAAGAACCTGAAAGATCCGCGATTGTTCATCACTTGCGAGCCCGCAGGTTCAGAAATGAAGGCGGGGAAATTGCCTTCAGATTTTTCGGCTTACCACGGTGCAAGCTCGGGTGAAGATTTGGCCGATATGACATTCAAAGCGGGAGTAAGCAACGGTACGGCCTTTGCTCCCGGTGAGTATTCTTTCCAAAATCGCTTTCGTTATTACACCAATTACGAAGGAGAAGCCGTGTTTATCGTGGCTTATCCCGAAATGTGTTTCAACATTGCCGAAGGCATTCACAGAGGTTGGTTCGACGGTTCGGCAGCAGAGTGGTACGCCAAGGGTATCGAAGCTTCAATGTCCTTTTATGGACTCAATTCAGGTGCAAATACTTTTACGTATTCGCAAACTGGCGGAAAGGATGCTTCGGACTTTGTGACCTTCAATTACGATTTCGACTTCCAAGAATACCTGAACCAAAGTGATGTGAAATACACGGCAGACGAAAAAGGTTTGGAAAAAATCATTACCCAAAAATACTTGGCCTTTTTCATGAACTCGGGTATGGAAGCTTATTTCAACTGGAGAAGAACGGGCTACCCGGCATTTTATACCGGTGTGGGTACAGGAAATTCGGGTCGAATAGCCATCAGATGGCAATATCCGTATTCTGAAAGAACAACCAACACCGCAAATTATGAAACGGCCATCGATCGCCAATTCAATGGCGACGACAACATCAACGATGAAATTTGGCTTTTGAAATAA
- a CDS encoding DUF6252 family protein, which yields MKKVLFTLILSLALQSCDWIKSLGPEETFFCKINGQKFRPDKDDRSFGSGGSGPLSVSYDVKRKLLTIYCSNNPQFVGLAVYFKNTISKGTYVLDSNTETDLGIYSPKWNITNADFTYSESGVVVIDDVNDYHISGTFEFNTKSLQTGKEYRVTEGEFNKLSYY from the coding sequence ATGAAGAAAGTCCTGTTCACCCTCATCCTTTCCCTGGCCCTGCAAAGCTGCGACTGGATAAAATCCCTCGGCCCCGAAGAAACTTTCTTCTGCAAAATCAACGGACAAAAATTTAGACCGGATAAAGACGATAGATCCTTTGGTTCAGGAGGAAGTGGTCCATTATCGGTAAGTTACGATGTTAAAAGAAAACTGCTAACTATTTATTGCTCAAACAACCCACAATTTGTAGGACTCGCTGTATATTTTAAAAACACAATTTCAAAGGGTACATACGTTTTAGACTCCAATACTGAAACTGATCTGGGCATTTATTCGCCAAAATGGAATATCACAAATGCTGACTTTACATATTCGGAAAGTGGTGTTGTTGTAATAGATGATGTTAACGACTATCATATTTCTGGAACCTTCGAGTTTAATACTAAAAGTCTACAAACTGGAAAAGAATATAGAGTAACCGAAGGCGAGTTCAACAAGCTCTCCTACTACTAA
- a CDS encoding DUF6252 family protein, translating into MKKILFTLILSLALQSCDWIKSLGPEETFFCKINGQKFRPDKDNSPIGGWGSKPLEAKWIMDDSLLTIGVRNNPLFIGFNIKLNSKTLKEGEFILSNELKHSIGFLTTNRNASNVIYYVSTSGKFVLSEIDGYNISGTFEFVCKDSTNNKEYRITEGEFNKLSYY; encoded by the coding sequence ATGAAGAAAATCCTGTTCACCCTCATCCTTTCCCTGGCCCTGCAAAGCTGCGACTGGATAAAATCCCTTGGCCCCGAAGAAACCTTCTTCTGCAAAATCAACGGACAAAAATTTAGACCAGATAAAGACAACTCTCCTATAGGTGGATGGGGATCAAAACCTTTAGAAGCTAAATGGATAATGGACGATAGCCTTTTGACAATTGGGGTAAGAAATAACCCCCTTTTTATTGGCTTCAATATAAAACTCAATTCAAAGACTCTAAAGGAAGGAGAATTTATTTTGTCTAATGAGTTAAAACATAGTATTGGTTTTTTAACGACAAATAGAAATGCTAGCAATGTGATTTATTATGTCTCTACATCCGGAAAGTTTGTATTATCAGAAATTGACGGCTACAATATTTCAGGCACTTTTGAGTTTGTCTGCAAAGATTCCACTAACAATAAAGAATACCGCATTACAGAAGGCGAGTTCAACAAGCTCTCGTACTACTAA
- a CDS encoding DUF6252 family protein, producing MKKILFTLILSLALQSCDWIKSLGPEETFFCKINGQKFRPDKDNSPIGGWGSKPLRVEYNKGTKILFISVRNSPKVISLVILLEDNVLSLNEFSLSNDSLSSKGYFTPDNGRIPLIKTISSRGRLEITKIEGYNISGTFEFVCKDSTNNKEYHITEGEFNKLSYY from the coding sequence ATGAAGAAAATCCTGTTCACCCTCATCCTTTCCCTGGCCCTGCAAAGCTGCGACTGGATAAAATCCCTCGGCCCCGAAGAAACCTTCTTCTGCAAAATCAACGGACAAAAATTTAGACCAGATAAAGACAACTCTCCTATAGGTGGGTGGGGATCAAAACCTCTACGAGTTGAATATAATAAGGGAACTAAAATTCTATTTATTAGCGTAAGGAACTCTCCTAAAGTAATATCATTGGTTATTCTCCTTGAAGATAACGTGTTGTCTTTAAATGAATTCAGCTTATCAAATGACTCATTATCCTCCAAAGGTTATTTTACCCCTGATAATGGTCGAATACCATTAATCAAAACAATATCCTCAAGAGGCCGTTTAGAAATCACTAAAATCGAAGGTTATAATATTTCAGGCACTTTTGAGTTTGTCTGCAAAGATTCCACTAACAATAAAGAATACCATATCACAGAAGGTGAGTTCAACAAGCTCTCCTACTACTAA
- a CDS encoding DUF6252 family protein: MKKVLFTLIFSLALQSCDWIKSLGPEETFFCKINGQKFRPDKDNSPIGGWGSKPLSAVWNTDSGRLFIYARNSPKVITLTLIFDNPILHVRNFELGLDTGISRGQFTPENQYDKPVRSNISLSGKASIKKMENYKISGTFEFVCKDSTNNKEYCITEGEFNKLSYY, translated from the coding sequence ATGAAAAAAGTCCTGTTCACCCTCATCTTTTCCCTGGCCCTGCAAAGCTGCGACTGGATAAAATCCCTCGGCCCCGAAGAAACCTTCTTCTGCAAAATCAACGGACAAAAATTTAGACCAGATAAAGACAACTCTCCTATAGGTGGGTGGGGATCAAAACCCTTATCGGCTGTTTGGAATACAGATTCTGGTAGGCTATTTATTTATGCAAGAAATTCTCCCAAAGTTATTACACTAACTCTCATTTTTGACAACCCTATATTACATGTGCGGAACTTTGAACTTGGGTTAGATACAGGCATTTCAAGAGGCCAATTTACTCCTGAGAATCAATATGACAAACCTGTCAGAAGTAATATTTCTTTAAGTGGAAAAGCCTCCATAAAAAAAATGGAAAACTATAAAATTTCAGGCACTTTTGAGTTTGTCTGCAAAGATTCCACAAACAATAAAGAATACTGCATTACAGAAGGTGAGTTCAACAAGCTCTCCTACTACTAA
- a CDS encoding DUF6252 family protein — protein sequence MKKVLFTLILSLALQSCDWIKSLGPEETFFCKINGQKFRPEKDVGWGGSGSLEASWNKDDETLFIYSRNSPQVITLILFFDSKKPSKKEFNLFPDSLSSKGYYLHDGRYSIPFPENMISQSGKAAITKVDGYYISGTFEFVCKDSTNNKEYRITEGEFNKLSYY from the coding sequence ATGAAGAAAGTCCTGTTCACCCTCATCCTTTCCCTGGCCCTGCAAAGCTGCGACTGGATAAAATCCCTCGGCCCCGAAGAAACTTTCTTCTGCAAAATCAACGGACAAAAATTTAGACCAGAAAAAGATGTTGGTTGGGGCGGAAGCGGATCATTGGAGGCTTCCTGGAATAAAGATGACGAAACACTTTTTATATATTCGAGAAATTCTCCTCAGGTAATCACATTAATTCTATTTTTTGACTCAAAAAAACCATCAAAAAAAGAATTCAACTTATTTCCTGACTCCTTATCCTCAAAAGGATATTATTTACACGACGGAAGATATTCTATACCCTTTCCAGAAAATATGATTTCTCAAAGCGGTAAGGCAGCCATTACAAAGGTAGACGGCTATTATATTTCGGGCACTTTTGAGTTTGTCTGCAAAGATTCCACTAACAATAAAGAATACCGCATCACAGAAGGCGAATTCAACAAGCTCTCGTACTACTAA
- a CDS encoding DUF6252 family protein has translation MKKILFTLILSLALQSCDWIKSLGPEETFFCKINGQKFRPEKDVGWDRSGSLEASWNKTTGVLFITVRNSPKEMSLLLVYNSKNLKEQSFTLEPNTPASKAYYTPNNGYSKPVYDIISKSGRATITKVDGYYISGTFEFVCKDSTNNKEYRITEGEFNKLSCY, from the coding sequence ATGAAGAAAATCCTGTTCACCCTCATCCTTTCCCTGGCCCTGCAAAGCTGCGACTGGATAAAATCCCTTGGCCCCGAAGAAACCTTCTTCTGCAAAATCAACGGACAAAAATTTAGACCAGAAAAAGATGTTGGTTGGGACAGAAGCGGATCATTGGAGGCTTCCTGGAATAAGACCACTGGCGTTTTATTTATTACAGTCAGAAATTCGCCGAAAGAAATGAGCTTATTATTAGTATATAATTCTAAAAACTTAAAAGAACAAAGCTTCACCCTTGAACCTAATACCCCAGCGTCAAAAGCATACTATACCCCAAACAATGGCTATTCAAAGCCCGTATATGATATTATTTCCAAAAGTGGGCGGGCCACTATAACAAAAGTAGACGGTTATTATATTTCAGGCACTTTTGAGTTTGTCTGCAAAGACTCCACAAACAATAAAGAATACCGCATTACAGAAGGCGAATTCAACAAGCTCTCCTGCTACTAA
- a CDS encoding DUF5690 family protein encodes MSIKSRSIERILRNRPSFLVCWAILAAFGAYFCTYAFRKPFSTGLFAGYSIGEVEYKTVIIIAQVIGYMASKFIGVKVISELKSQKRLILIVSLILVAWLSLIAFALVPAPYNIPFMFLNGLPLGMVWGIVFSFLEGRSFTELLGMGLSVNMIMTSGILKSIYRFIQLQFGFSDFNMPWIVGLLFLPLFFFFVWMLAQIPSPSKAEQRSRMSRKPMSKMQKRFVWLRYGPGLVLLILVYAMFTTLRDFRDNFAVEIWAILSPNTSSTIFAKTESLIALAVMILIAFLVMIKKNHLAFNIISIVMCIAMLGLFISTSAYIRGWLSPFQWMVALGICFYLPYLLIQIAFFERLIAVLRLKANAGFFVYLCDSVGYLGSVGLLLYKEIFAKNLAYDVLMVKFSLLVAVLGFFLLLAQFLFFSFRIKVKLGKQLNSRHSVQLTH; translated from the coding sequence ATGAGCATAAAATCTAGAAGCATTGAACGAATTTTGAGAAACAGACCCAGCTTTTTGGTTTGCTGGGCAATTTTGGCCGCTTTTGGAGCTTATTTCTGCACCTATGCTTTTCGAAAACCCTTCTCCACAGGCTTGTTTGCCGGGTACAGTATCGGTGAAGTGGAGTACAAAACAGTCATTATCATCGCTCAAGTTATTGGTTATATGGCTTCGAAATTCATCGGTGTTAAGGTGATTTCCGAATTGAAAAGTCAGAAAAGATTGATTTTGATTGTCTCTCTCATTCTTGTCGCTTGGCTTTCGCTGATCGCTTTTGCCCTTGTGCCAGCCCCCTACAATATTCCTTTTATGTTTCTCAATGGCTTGCCTTTGGGCATGGTATGGGGTATTGTATTCAGTTTTTTGGAAGGCCGCAGTTTTACCGAATTGTTGGGTATGGGGCTTAGCGTAAACATGATAATGACCTCTGGGATACTGAAGTCGATTTACCGTTTCATTCAATTGCAATTTGGCTTTTCCGATTTCAACATGCCCTGGATTGTCGGTCTTCTTTTCTTGCCTTTGTTTTTCTTTTTTGTGTGGATGCTCGCCCAAATACCTTCGCCGAGCAAAGCGGAACAACGCAGCCGCATGAGCCGAAAGCCCATGAGTAAAATGCAAAAGCGTTTCGTTTGGCTGCGGTACGGTCCCGGTCTTGTATTGTTGATTTTGGTCTATGCGATGTTCACCACATTACGCGACTTCCGCGATAATTTTGCCGTAGAAATTTGGGCTATACTTTCTCCAAACACCTCTTCGACCATTTTTGCCAAGACAGAAAGCCTGATCGCATTGGCGGTAATGATACTCATTGCTTTTTTAGTGATGATTAAAAAAAATCATTTGGCTTTTAATATTATCAGCATTGTAATGTGCATTGCGATGCTCGGACTTTTCATTTCTACGTCGGCCTATATACGTGGCTGGCTGAGTCCTTTTCAATGGATGGTGGCTTTGGGTATTTGTTTTTACCTGCCCTATCTTTTGATTCAAATTGCTTTTTTCGAACGTCTGATTGCGGTTTTACGACTAAAAGCGAACGCGGGATTTTTTGTGTACTTGTGCGATTCCGTGGGTTATTTGGGTAGTGTGGGATTGCTCTTGTACAAGGAAATATTCGCCAAAAACTTGGCCTACGATGTGCTGATGGTGAAGTTTTCGCTTTTGGTGGCCGTACTGGGTTTCTTTTTGCTTTTGGCTCAGTTTCTTTTCTTCAGTTTTCGGATAAAGGTCAAATTGGGAAAGCAATTGAATTCAAGACATTCCGTACAGTTGACGCATTGA